A window of Accipiter gentilis chromosome 24, bAccGen1.1, whole genome shotgun sequence contains these coding sequences:
- the LOC126050065 gene encoding uncharacterized protein LOC126050065 isoform X3: MHMNICLSRQEPSHGGEREKSKHSLCSWWLCGRSSRPPKARSSRLPSIPPPRRRQPGAWGHRHWKCVFTTSLFVGKCGCGCSVVGAWGQAGIAAMVPISACQHTCVLDTGGLLVPLQQAAEGREKAAAVGSSVLLPGPDNITHIYSTRWEYLDGTSSRSILQYYRGSHDPAICAPYAGRAVFHPSNGSLLLEDVQESDSGIYKVTVNAGDRESLKILLEVLKPVSRPQLQSSSLVAQATGEVLCDVVEGRVDAITWKKDGQPLPPDRGFYLSNSFSVLYLRSAKKSDCGSYSCNASNRISWQETSLNVTVAGLSPPLQDALRIAVVAVVFAAVSGWGLIFPVCQSEKLRIRGELWRWLSAYTCGLVCIASILAGTAGILWMREEGPSIAIILPEIALTYVMVVNFVVSATVTFQPTKLTQLKSKTAQRMMGYAAPGGVVSVVLTTSFLIKNIHHRHEEGCTDFVDVTALTVSTAAVSALPLLAIFLCYHTTQGWLKDRDSSWADKERNRTFYGPLAKRPDLGGACN, from the exons ATGCACATGAACATCTGCTTATCGAGGCAGGAACCAAGTCacggtggagagagagagaagagcaaacACAGCCTGTGCAGCTGGTGGCTCTGTGGCAGGAGCAGCCGGCCGCCCAAGGCACGCTCATCCCGCCTGCCCAGCATCCCTCCGCCTCGCCGCAGGCAGCCGGGTGCTTGGGGCCACCGACACTGGAAATGTGTTTTCACGACGTCTCTTTTTGTCGGGAAATGCGGCTGCGGTTGCTCGGTGGTGGGTGCCTGGGGACAGGCTGGGATTGCTGCCATGGTGCCCATCTCG GCCTGCCAGCACACGTGTGTCCTTGACACAGGAG GGCTGCTGGTGCCTTTGCAACAGGCtgcagaagggagagaaaaagccgCCGCTGTGGGATCCTCGGTGCTGCTTCCTGGGCCAGATAACATCACGCACATCTACTCCACGCGGTGGGAGTACCTCGATGGCACCAGCTCCCGCAGCATCCTGCAGTACTACAGAGGGTCTCACGACCCGGCCATCTGCGCGCCCTATGCAGGACGAGCCGTCTTCCATCCATCCAATGGATCTCTCTTGCTGGAGGACGTCCAGGAAAGCGACAGTGGCATCTACAAAGTGACTGTCAACGCAGGAGACAGGGAGAGCCTGAAAATCCTGCTGGAAGTCCTCA AGCCCGTGTCTCGCCCTCAGCTCCAGAGCAGTTCTCTCGTGGCCCAGGCCACCGGTGAGGTGCTCTGTGATGTGGTGGAGGGCAGGGTGGACGCCATCACCTGGAAGAAGGATGGGCAGCCCCTTCCCCCGGACAGAGGTTTCTACCTCTCCAACAGCTTCAGCGTTTTGTACCTGAGGTCGGCAAAGAAGTCAGACTGCGGCTCCTACTCCTGCAATGCCAGCAACAGGATAAGCTGGCAGGAAACCTCCCTAAACGTCACTGTTGCAG GTCTCTCACCTCCCTTGCAGGACGCGCTGAGGATTGCAGTGGTTGCTGTGGTCTTTGCTGCCGTCTCCGGATGGGGATTAATTTTTCCTGTCTGCCAGTCCGAAAAGCTAAGAATAA GAGGGGAGCTGTGGAGGTGGCTCAGTGCCTACACCTGCGGGCTGGTGTGCATCGCCTCCATCCTGGCTGGCACCGCCGGGATCCTCTGGATGCGAGAAGAAG gCCCTTCTATTGCGATCATACTGCCAGAGATCGCCCTTACATATGTGATGGTGGTAAACTTCGTGGTCTCTGCCACCGTGACCTTCCAGCCTACAAAGCTcacccagctgaaaagcaaaacag cacAGCGCATGATGGGCTACGCTGCTCCCGGAGGAGTGGTTTCAGTGGTGCTGACAACCAGCTTCCTCATAAAGAACATCCACCATCGCCACG AAGAAGGATGCACGGATTTCGTGGATGTGACCGCCCTCACAGTCAGCACGGCGGCCGTGTCGGCCCTCCCGCTCCTCGCCATCTTCCTCTGCT ATCACACGACTCAGGGGTGGCTGAAGGACCGTGACTCCAGTTGGGCGGACAAGGAGAG GAACCGTACTTTCTATGGACCCCTCGCCAAAAGACCGGACTTAGGAGGAGCATGCAACTGA
- the LOC126050071 gene encoding uncharacterized protein LOC126050071 isoform X2 has product MSSLQGCCTLCSILMLVGGNLAILVKIHENSINGTEGQSVLLRVSYRFHSDPQYPMKIVWNSGNMQDNLVTCSVLKCSLGARGVPGICSAQIFYHPTYRNRIKLFPENGTLLLSDLQPSDSRVYSVTFQASHQTFHINLTVHEQCSTPEHPHECTELGGGATATRIPCYIFGGCCCFILLFLQLFFHLRWHRVRAQLSGQTPGRRQTRRPAQPQGPRAGRAGCSTEQLRSRSDAAS; this is encoded by the exons ATGAGCTCTCTGCAGGGATGCTGCACCCTCTGCTCCATCCTGATGCTCGTCG gGGGAAACCTGGCCATCCTCGTCAAAATCCATGAGAATTCCATCAACGGCACCGAGGGTCAGTCCGTGCTCCTGCGCGTCTCCTACAGATTTCATAGTGACCCTCAGTACCCAATGAAGATTGTCTGGAATTCCGGTAACATGCAAGACAATCTCGTCACCTGCTCGGTGTTGAAATGCTCCTTGGGCGCCAGGGGCGTTCCCGGCATCTGCTCTGCACAAATTTTCTACCACCCCACGTACCGTAACCGCATTAAGTTGTTCCCCGAAAACGGGACGCTGCTGCTGTCAGACCTGCAGCCCAGCGACAGCAGAGTTTACAGTGTCACCTTCCAAGCGTCACACCAAACCTTTCACATCAACCTGACCGTCCACGAGCAGTGTTCCACCCCTGAGCATCCACATGAGT GCACCGAGCTGGGTGGAGGAGCGACTGCCACTCGCATCCCTTGTTATATCTTcggaggctgctgctgcttcatcctgCTCTTCCTGCAGCTCTTCTTCCACCTCCGATGGCACAGGGTGCGTGCACAGCTCTCCGG TCAAACTCCTGGGAGGCGTCAAACACGGCGTCCCGCTCAGCCGCAGGGACCGAGAGCCGGCAGAGCCGGCTGCAGCACGGAGCAGCTCCGCAGCCGCAGTGATGCCGCTTCTTGA
- the LOC126050065 gene encoding uncharacterized protein LOC126050065 isoform X1, producing MHMNICLSRQEPSHGGEREKSKHSLCSWWLCGRSSRPPKARSSRLPSIPPPRRRQPGAWGHRHWKCVFTTSLFVGKCGCGCSVVGAWGQAGIAAMVPISACQHTCVLDTGGLLVPLQQAAEGREKAAAVGSSVLLPGPDNITHIYSTRWEYLDGTSSRSILQYYRGSHDPAICAPYAGRAVFHPSNGSLLLEDVQESDSGIYKVTVNAGDRESLKILLEVLMEGWRDWWDIVYPLPPAESTSGTFMRETRQSQRSSAQQEPVSRPQLQSSSLVAQATGEVLCDVVEGRVDAITWKKDGQPLPPDRGFYLSNSFSVLYLRSAKKSDCGSYSCNASNRISWQETSLNVTVAGLSPPLQDALRIAVVAVVFAAVSGWGLIFPVCQSEKLRIRGELWRWLSAYTCGLVCIASILAGTAGILWMREEGPSIAIILPEIALTYVMVVNFVVSATVTFQPTKLTQLKSKTAQRMMGYAAPGGVVSVVLTTSFLIKNIHHRHEEGCTDFVDVTALTVSTAAVSALPLLAIFLCYHTTQGWLKDRDSSWADKERAFEMSQPSSKDAVSTC from the exons ATGCACATGAACATCTGCTTATCGAGGCAGGAACCAAGTCacggtggagagagagagaagagcaaacACAGCCTGTGCAGCTGGTGGCTCTGTGGCAGGAGCAGCCGGCCGCCCAAGGCACGCTCATCCCGCCTGCCCAGCATCCCTCCGCCTCGCCGCAGGCAGCCGGGTGCTTGGGGCCACCGACACTGGAAATGTGTTTTCACGACGTCTCTTTTTGTCGGGAAATGCGGCTGCGGTTGCTCGGTGGTGGGTGCCTGGGGACAGGCTGGGATTGCTGCCATGGTGCCCATCTCG GCCTGCCAGCACACGTGTGTCCTTGACACAGGAG GGCTGCTGGTGCCTTTGCAACAGGCtgcagaagggagagaaaaagccgCCGCTGTGGGATCCTCGGTGCTGCTTCCTGGGCCAGATAACATCACGCACATCTACTCCACGCGGTGGGAGTACCTCGATGGCACCAGCTCCCGCAGCATCCTGCAGTACTACAGAGGGTCTCACGACCCGGCCATCTGCGCGCCCTATGCAGGACGAGCCGTCTTCCATCCATCCAATGGATCTCTCTTGCTGGAGGACGTCCAGGAAAGCGACAGTGGCATCTACAAAGTGACTGTCAACGCAGGAGACAGGGAGAGCCTGAAAATCCTGCTGGAAGTCCTCA tggagggatggagggactgGTGGGACATTGTGTATCCGCTGCCACCCGCGGAGAGTACCTCCGGCACTTTTATGAGGGAGACCAGGCAGAGCCAAAGGAGCTCAGCCCAGCAGG AGCCCGTGTCTCGCCCTCAGCTCCAGAGCAGTTCTCTCGTGGCCCAGGCCACCGGTGAGGTGCTCTGTGATGTGGTGGAGGGCAGGGTGGACGCCATCACCTGGAAGAAGGATGGGCAGCCCCTTCCCCCGGACAGAGGTTTCTACCTCTCCAACAGCTTCAGCGTTTTGTACCTGAGGTCGGCAAAGAAGTCAGACTGCGGCTCCTACTCCTGCAATGCCAGCAACAGGATAAGCTGGCAGGAAACCTCCCTAAACGTCACTGTTGCAG GTCTCTCACCTCCCTTGCAGGACGCGCTGAGGATTGCAGTGGTTGCTGTGGTCTTTGCTGCCGTCTCCGGATGGGGATTAATTTTTCCTGTCTGCCAGTCCGAAAAGCTAAGAATAA GAGGGGAGCTGTGGAGGTGGCTCAGTGCCTACACCTGCGGGCTGGTGTGCATCGCCTCCATCCTGGCTGGCACCGCCGGGATCCTCTGGATGCGAGAAGAAG gCCCTTCTATTGCGATCATACTGCCAGAGATCGCCCTTACATATGTGATGGTGGTAAACTTCGTGGTCTCTGCCACCGTGACCTTCCAGCCTACAAAGCTcacccagctgaaaagcaaaacag cacAGCGCATGATGGGCTACGCTGCTCCCGGAGGAGTGGTTTCAGTGGTGCTGACAACCAGCTTCCTCATAAAGAACATCCACCATCGCCACG AAGAAGGATGCACGGATTTCGTGGATGTGACCGCCCTCACAGTCAGCACGGCGGCCGTGTCGGCCCTCCCGCTCCTCGCCATCTTCCTCTGCT ATCACACGACTCAGGGGTGGCTGAAGGACCGTGACTCCAGTTGGGCGGACAAGGAGAG ggCCTTTGAAATGTCTCAGCCCAGCAGCAAGGATGCTGTTTCCACCTGTTAG
- the LOC126050065 gene encoding uncharacterized protein LOC126050065 isoform X2, with amino-acid sequence MHMNICLSRQEPSHGGEREKSKHSLCSWWLCGRSSRPPKARSSRLPSIPPPRRRQPGAWGHRHWKCVFTTSLFVGKCGCGCSVVGAWGQAGIAAMVPISACQHTCVLDTGGLLVPLQQAAEGREKAAAVGSSVLLPGPDNITHIYSTRWEYLDGTSSRSILQYYRGSHDPAICAPYAGRAVFHPSNGSLLLEDVQESDSGIYKVTVNAGDRESLKILLEVLMEGWRDWWDIVYPLPPAESTSGTFMRETRQSQRSSAQQEPVSRPQLQSSSLVAQATGEVLCDVVEGRVDAITWKKDGQPLPPDRGFYLSNSFSVLYLRSAKKSDCGSYSCNASNRISWQETSLNVTVAGLSPPLQDALRIAVVAVVFAAVSGWGLIFPVCQSEKLRIRGELWRWLSAYTCGLVCIASILAGTAGILWMREEGPSIAIILPEIALTYVMVVNFVVSATVTFQPTKLTQLKSKTAQRMMGYAAPGGVVSVVLTTSFLIKNIHHRHEEGCTDFVDVTALTVSTAAVSALPLLAIFLCYLSFCRSHDSGVAEGP; translated from the exons ATGCACATGAACATCTGCTTATCGAGGCAGGAACCAAGTCacggtggagagagagagaagagcaaacACAGCCTGTGCAGCTGGTGGCTCTGTGGCAGGAGCAGCCGGCCGCCCAAGGCACGCTCATCCCGCCTGCCCAGCATCCCTCCGCCTCGCCGCAGGCAGCCGGGTGCTTGGGGCCACCGACACTGGAAATGTGTTTTCACGACGTCTCTTTTTGTCGGGAAATGCGGCTGCGGTTGCTCGGTGGTGGGTGCCTGGGGACAGGCTGGGATTGCTGCCATGGTGCCCATCTCG GCCTGCCAGCACACGTGTGTCCTTGACACAGGAG GGCTGCTGGTGCCTTTGCAACAGGCtgcagaagggagagaaaaagccgCCGCTGTGGGATCCTCGGTGCTGCTTCCTGGGCCAGATAACATCACGCACATCTACTCCACGCGGTGGGAGTACCTCGATGGCACCAGCTCCCGCAGCATCCTGCAGTACTACAGAGGGTCTCACGACCCGGCCATCTGCGCGCCCTATGCAGGACGAGCCGTCTTCCATCCATCCAATGGATCTCTCTTGCTGGAGGACGTCCAGGAAAGCGACAGTGGCATCTACAAAGTGACTGTCAACGCAGGAGACAGGGAGAGCCTGAAAATCCTGCTGGAAGTCCTCA tggagggatggagggactgGTGGGACATTGTGTATCCGCTGCCACCCGCGGAGAGTACCTCCGGCACTTTTATGAGGGAGACCAGGCAGAGCCAAAGGAGCTCAGCCCAGCAGG AGCCCGTGTCTCGCCCTCAGCTCCAGAGCAGTTCTCTCGTGGCCCAGGCCACCGGTGAGGTGCTCTGTGATGTGGTGGAGGGCAGGGTGGACGCCATCACCTGGAAGAAGGATGGGCAGCCCCTTCCCCCGGACAGAGGTTTCTACCTCTCCAACAGCTTCAGCGTTTTGTACCTGAGGTCGGCAAAGAAGTCAGACTGCGGCTCCTACTCCTGCAATGCCAGCAACAGGATAAGCTGGCAGGAAACCTCCCTAAACGTCACTGTTGCAG GTCTCTCACCTCCCTTGCAGGACGCGCTGAGGATTGCAGTGGTTGCTGTGGTCTTTGCTGCCGTCTCCGGATGGGGATTAATTTTTCCTGTCTGCCAGTCCGAAAAGCTAAGAATAA GAGGGGAGCTGTGGAGGTGGCTCAGTGCCTACACCTGCGGGCTGGTGTGCATCGCCTCCATCCTGGCTGGCACCGCCGGGATCCTCTGGATGCGAGAAGAAG gCCCTTCTATTGCGATCATACTGCCAGAGATCGCCCTTACATATGTGATGGTGGTAAACTTCGTGGTCTCTGCCACCGTGACCTTCCAGCCTACAAAGCTcacccagctgaaaagcaaaacag cacAGCGCATGATGGGCTACGCTGCTCCCGGAGGAGTGGTTTCAGTGGTGCTGACAACCAGCTTCCTCATAAAGAACATCCACCATCGCCACG AAGAAGGATGCACGGATTTCGTGGATGTGACCGCCCTCACAGTCAGCACGGCGGCCGTGTCGGCCCTCCCGCTCCTCGCCATCTTCCTCTGCT ATTTGTCCTTTTGCAGATCACACGACTCAGGGGTGGCTGAAGGACCGTGA
- the LOC126050070 gene encoding uncharacterized protein LOC126050070: MSCGQSCRSLGSLLLLLGGNLAVLVKIHENSINGTEGQSVLLRVSYRYHSDPQYPVKIVWDSGNMQDNLVTCSVLKCSLGAGGVPGICSAQIFYHPTYRNRIKLFPENGSLLLSDLRPSDSGVYSVTFQVSHQTFHINLTVHEEHHSTTEHPRESFLSHYYIIGICSSVCLLLLFLLFCCIRHRGAARQQQKRIIKQQQVSSVEESHMESTVVMDMATIYTRVGDSLEQSRQRPTPEVVYTSLSSPGPPQQDTGLYHLLV, translated from the exons ATGTCCTGCGGCCAGAGCTGCCGGAGCCTcggctccctcctgctgctcctcg gGGGAAACCTGGCCGTCCTCGTCAAAATCCATGAGAATTCCATCAACGGCACCGAGGGTCAGTCCGTGCTCCTGCGCGTCTCCTACAGATATCATAGTGACCCTCAGTACCCAGTGAAGATTGTCTGGGATTCCGGTAACATGCAAGACAATCTCGTCACCTGCTCGGTGTTGAAATGCTCCCTGGGCGCCGGGGGCGTTCCCGGCATCTGCTCTGCACAAATTTTCTACCACCCCACATACCGTAACCGCATTAAGTTGTTCCCCGAAAACGGGTCGCTGCTGCTGTCAGACCTGCGGCCCAGCGACAGCGGAGTTTACAGTGTCACCTTCCAAGTGTCACACCAAACCTTTCACATCAACCTGACCGTCCACGAGGAGCACCATTCCACCACTGAGCATCCACGTGAGT CGTTCCTCAGCCATTACTATATAATTGGAATTTGTTCTTCAGTCTGCCTCCTTCTGCTGTTCCTGCTCTTCTGCTGCATACGGCACCGGG GTGCAGCtcggcagcagcagaagagaatcATTAAACAACAGCAG GTCTCAAGCGTGGAGGAGTCCCACATGGAAAGCACTGTGGTGATGGACATGGCAACCATTTACACCAGAGTTGGAGACAGCCTTGAACAGTCACGGCAGAGACCGACACCAGAGGTCGTGTACACATCCTTATCTTCTCCTGGTCCACCACAACAGGACACTGGACTCTACCATCTCCTGGTTTGA